One Petrotoga sp. 9PW.55.5.1 genomic window carries:
- a CDS encoding ImmA/IrrE family metallo-endopeptidase, protein MKVTNININILKEILQRMPEKEIQVKKNFPKYDKWLEEKDYPTYNQLVELSKIFHIPFGYFFLEKLPERKYPIPHYRTTQNGDFKPSSELLDTILFAQKIQEWARDILLEWGQEKLLFCGKYKDNYNIEGVIEELKRIFEIENNWASRKSTWTEALNYLIEKAEEKGIFVLRNGVVGNNTHRKLIIDEFRGFVLYDEIAPVIFINNNDAISAKIFTLIHEIVHILIGQSASFDLRNLQSSNNEIEQFCDKCTAEFLVPAGEIRNIYTQKTDLEELARHFKVSQIVILRRLLDTSIVTQQEFYIQLKDLYKKEIKIPQSSGGDFYHTIPNRLSKRFIHILNSAVKNNTILFRDALRITNLSAKTYDNLINRTRTI, encoded by the coding sequence ATGAAAGTAACAAACATAAATATCAACATCTTAAAAGAAATTTTACAGAGAATGCCTGAAAAAGAGATTCAGGTAAAAAAGAACTTTCCAAAATATGACAAATGGTTAGAAGAAAAAGATTATCCAACATATAATCAATTAGTTGAACTTTCTAAAATTTTTCATATTCCTTTTGGCTATTTCTTTTTAGAAAAATTACCCGAAAGAAAATATCCTATTCCACATTATAGAACTACTCAAAACGGAGATTTTAAACCATCCAGTGAATTATTAGACACTATTTTGTTTGCTCAAAAAATACAAGAATGGGCTAGGGATATTTTATTAGAGTGGGGTCAAGAAAAACTGCTTTTTTGTGGTAAATACAAAGATAACTATAATATAGAAGGAGTAATAGAAGAATTAAAAAGAATATTTGAAATTGAGAATAATTGGGCAAGCAGAAAATCCACATGGACAGAAGCATTGAATTATTTAATTGAAAAAGCAGAAGAAAAAGGAATATTTGTTCTTAGAAATGGAGTAGTTGGAAACAATACTCATCGCAAATTAATTATAGATGAATTTAGAGGATTTGTTTTATACGACGAAATAGCGCCTGTAATATTTATTAATAATAATGATGCTATATCTGCTAAAATTTTTACGCTTATTCATGAAATAGTTCATATTTTAATTGGTCAAAGTGCATCTTTTGATTTACGAAATTTACAATCTTCAAATAATGAAATTGAACAATTTTGTGATAAATGTACAGCTGAATTTTTAGTGCCAGCAGGAGAAATCAGAAATATCTATACCCAAAAAACAGATTTAGAAGAGTTGGCAAGACATTTTAAAGTTAGCCAGATAGTGATACTGAGGAGATTATTAGATACATCTATAGTTACACAACAAGAATTTTATATACAATTAAAAGACTTATACAAAAAAGAAATTAAAATACCACAGAGTTCTGGTGGTGATTTTTATCATACTATTCCTAATCGTTTAAGCAAAAGATTTATACATATATTGAATAGTGCAGTTAAAAACAACACTATTCTATTTAGAGATGCATTAAGAATTACCAACTTGAGTGCCAAAACTTATGATAATCTTATTAATAGGACAAGAACAATATGA
- a CDS encoding DUF4411 family protein — MIYLIDSNTFMTAARTFYSFDYGSKFWDFIKEQAKNNALASIDKVFEEINKGNDVLKDWANEEFSNYFLTTKEESIFQKYAELVRFAENQGNHYTRNAIDEFMKEDNADPWLIAYSLAKNKNYTIVTFEKANENRKNKIPIPNVCNYYKIKYCDLYEMLRNLNFRL, encoded by the coding sequence ATGATATACCTAATTGACTCAAATACTTTTATGACTGCTGCAAGAACGTTTTACTCTTTTGATTATGGATCAAAATTTTGGGACTTTATAAAGGAACAAGCTAAAAATAATGCATTGGCGAGTATTGATAAGGTATTTGAAGAAATTAATAAAGGTAACGATGTGCTCAAGGATTGGGCAAATGAAGAATTTTCAAACTATTTTTTAACAACAAAAGAAGAATCGATCTTTCAAAAATATGCAGAACTTGTTCGATTTGCAGAAAATCAAGGTAATCATTATACAAGAAATGCTATAGATGAATTTATGAAAGAAGATAATGCGGATCCATGGTTAATAGCATATTCTTTAGCCAAAAATAAAAATTATACAATTGTTACCTTTGAGAAAGCTAATGAAAATAGAAAAAATAAAATCCCTATACCAAATGTATGTAATTATTATAAAATAAAATATTGCGATTTATATGAAATGCTTAGGAATTTAAATTTTCGATTATGA